Proteins from one Bradyrhizobium roseum genomic window:
- a CDS encoding DUF736 domain-containing protein has translation MTAIGFVTRTMHGGFRGQLKFLPICADIDIVPNRDKSGDIAPDFRIFTQGLEVGSGRILRGESRGRDYISLSLAAPGLGIRKLCANLGRTVGLNGDGSFFLIWNPVD, from the coding sequence ATGACCGCGATCGGATTCGTCACCCGCACGATGCACGGCGGCTTCAGAGGCCAGCTCAAATTCCTGCCAATCTGCGCTGATATCGACATCGTTCCGAACCGCGACAAGTCCGGTGATATTGCACCCGATTTCCGCATCTTCACTCAGGGGCTTGAGGTCGGATCCGGTCGGATTCTGCGCGGCGAAAGCCGAGGAAGAGATTACATCAGCCTGTCACTGGCGGCACCTGGTCTTGGGATCCGCAAGCTCTGCGCCAACCTTGGTCGAACGGTTGGGCTTAACGGCGACGGCAGCTTCTTCCTGATCTGGAATCCTGTCGATTAG